CTGACTAGTATTTTTAGATAAAATAATTGTTTATCTAAAAATATGTCGCAGTCTTTCCCAAAAAAAGAAAAGGAAAAATAAAATGGCAAATAAAAATGCGTACGCTCAATCTGGTGTGGATGTTGAAGCGGGTTATGAAGTTGTTGAACGGATTAAAAAGCACGTGGCTCGTACGGAGCGTGCAGGTGTCATGGGAGCTCTGGGTGGCTTTGGTGGTATGTTTGACCTTTCAAAGACTGGGGTTAAAGAACCCGTCTTGATTTCAGGAACTGATGGTGTCGGAACCAAGCTCATGCTGGCTATCAAGTACGACAAGCACGATACCATCGGTCAGGACTGTGTGGCCATGTGTGTCAATGATATCATCGCTACAGGTGCGGAGCCCCTCTATTTCCTTGACTACGTCGCAACTGGCAAGAATGAACCAGCTAAGCTAGAACAAGTAGTCGCTGGTGTGGCAGAAGGTTGTGTAAAGGCAGGTGCCGCCCTCATTGGTGGAGAAACGGCTGAAATGCCTGGTATGTATGGTGCAGATGACTATGACTTGGCTGGTTTTGCAGTCGGTGTGGCTGAAAAATCTCAAATTATTGACGGCTCCAAGGTGGCAGAAGGAGATGTTCTTCTTGGACTTGCTTCAAGTGGGATTCACTCCAATGGTTACTCTCTGGTTCGTCGTGTCTTTGCAGACTACACAGGTGAGGAAGTTTTGCCAGAATTGGAAGGCAAGAAACTCAAGGAAGTTTTGCTTGAGCCGACTCGTATCTATGTCAAGGCTGTTTTGCCACTTATCAAGGAAGGCTTGGTCAACGGTATTGCCCACATCACAGGTGGTGGCTTCATTGAGAATGTCCCTCGTATGTTTGCAGCTGACCTAGCAGCTGAGATTGAAGAAAGCAAGGTACCAGTTTTGCCAATCTTCAAAGCCCTTGAAAAATACGGTGAAATCAAGCATGAAGAAATGTTTGAAATCTTCAATATGGGTGTGGGGCTCATGTTGGCTGTCAGCCCTGAAAATGTAGAGCGTGTCAAAGAATTATTGGATGAACCAGTCTATGAAATTGGTCGCATCGTCAAGAAAGAAAACGAAAGTGTCATCATCAAATGAAAAAAATAGCGGTTTTTGCCTCTGGTAATGGCTCAAATTTTCAGGTGATTGCTGAAGAGTTTCCGGTGGAGTTTGTCTTTTCAGACCATCGTGACGCTTATGTGCTCGAGCGGGCGGACAGGCTCGGCGTTCTGTCCTATGCTTTTGAACTCAAAGAGTTTGAGAGTAAGGCAGACTACGAAGCAGCCCTTGTCGAACTTTTGGAAGAACACCAGATTGACTTGGTTTGCCTAGCAGGCTACATGAAAATCGTTGGGCCAACCTTATTGGCGGCTTATGAAGGTCGGATTATCAACATTCATCCAGCCTACCTGCCAGAGTTTCCAGGAGCTCATGGGATTGAGGATGCTTGGAATGCTGGAGTTGCTGAGAGCGGCGTGACCATTCATTGGGTGGATTCAGGTGTGGATACAGGAAAGATTATCAAACAAGTGCGTGTGCCACGGCTTGAAGGGGATACCCTAGATACTTTCGAGACTCGCATACACGAAACAGAGTACAAACTGTATCCAGAATTGTTGGATATTTTGGGAGTGGAGAGGAAGAAATGATTATGGACCAATACTATATGGAGTTAAAGAATAAGTTATCTAACAGACCAATCCTACTGGATAATACTAATGATTTTCTTTTTGTTTTAGTAAATACAGTGAAAGCTATGATAGAAAATACTGACAAAAGTCAGCTTTCAGAGTTAGATAAAATTTTAGACGGTGTCACAAGTCAAGAATTGAAACTTGCCTATGATTTTTGTCAAGGGAAATTCGGTCAAGCAGGTTTTTCTTATCGTAGGCACCCGAATTATTTTTATTTGTCCAGTTTAATTGCGACTTTTCCAGAATTTGAGTTGTCTAAAGCAGACCGAGATTACCTCAAAGGAATCATAAATTTTGATAACTACCTTTTATATGAGTTAGATTAGTCTTTAATCACCTCAAAACCCTATTTATTCAAAAGGAGAAAAAATGATTGAACTGAAATTAGTAGATGAGAGCAGTTTTCAGGCAGTGCTGGATTTGAAAATATCTGAAGCTGATGAACGAGCACGTTTCGTGGCTCCAAATGTACGCTCTTTAGCTGACGCATGGCTCTACCGTAAAAATGAAGATGTGTTTCCGAGGGCAATCTATTGGGATAAGCAAGTGGTTGGCTTTCTCCTGCTGGAAATAGACGAGGATGAAGCGGAATACTTTATCTGGCGGATAATGATTGGTCAGCAGTACCAAGGAAGAGGTTATGGTCGAAAAGCCTTGGAAGTTCTAATCAAAGAGGCTCAGATGGATAGAGTTTGCAGTCATATTGTTGCAGATTATGTGGTTGGAAATGAAAAAATGAAGTACCTACTGACTAGTCTGGGTTTTCAGGAAACAGGATTTATAGAAGAAAATAACGAAGTCGCTATGCGCTTAGACCTAAAGAAAGAGGAATGGAATGACGAAAAAAGCCTTAATCAGCGTCTCAGACAAAGCGGGCATTGTTGAATTTGCCCAAGACCTTAAAAAACTTGGTTGGGAGATTATCTCGACAGGTGGGACAAAGGTTGCCCTTGACAATGCTGGAGTGGAGACCATTGCGATCGATGATGTGACTGGTTTTCCAGAAATGATGGATGGCCGTGTTAAGACCCTTCATCCAAATATCCACGGTGGACTTTTGGCTCGTCGTGACTTGGATAGTCACTTGGAAGCAGCTAAAGACAATCAAATCGAGCTCATTGACCTTGTTGTGGTCAATCTTTATCCATTTAAGGAGACCATTCTCAAGCCAGACGTAACTTACGCTGATGCGGTGGAGAATATCGATATCGGTGGTCCATCTATGCTTCGCTCAGCAGCGAAGAACCACGCTAGCGTAACAGTTGTGGTGGATCCTGCTGACTACGCTCTTGTTCTGGAAGAGTTGTCAGCAAATGGTGAGACTACTTATGAAATGCGTCAACGTTTGGCAGCCAAAGTTTTCCGTCATACAGCGGCTTATGATGCCTTGATTGCAGAGTATTTCACAGCTCAAGTCGGAGAAAGCAAACCTGAAAAGCTCACTTTGACCTATGACCTCAAACAAGCCATGCGTTACGGTGAGAACCCTCAACAAGACGCGGATTTCTACCAAAAAGCTTTGCCAACAGACTATTCGATTGCTTCAGCGAAACAGCTTAACGGTAAGGAATTGTCATTCAACAATATCCGTGATGCTGACGCTGCCATTCGTATCATCCGTGATTTCAAAGATCGTCCAACCGTTGTGGCTCTCAAACACATGAACCCATGTGGAATCGGTCAGGCTGATGACATCGAGACTGCTTGGGGCTACGCTTATGAGTCTGACCCAGTTTCTATCTTTGGTGGGATTGTCGTTCTTAACCGTGAGGTAGATGCTACGACAGCTGAGAAGATGCATGGTGTATTCCTTGAAATCATCATTGCACCAAGCTATACGGATGAAGCGCTAGCCATTTTGACCAACAAAAAGAAAAACTTGCGTATCCTTGCCTTGCCATTTGATGCTCAAGAGGCTAGCGAAGTGGAAGCAGAATACACAGGTGTAGTTGGTGGACTTCTGGTGCAAAACCAAGATGTGGTCAAGGAAAGCCCAGCCGATTGGCAAGTGGTGACCAAACGCCAACCAACTGAGACAGAAGCGACAGCTCTTGAGTTTGCTTGGAAGGCTATTAAATACGTCAAATCAAACGGAATCATTGTAACCAACGACCACATGACACTGGGTGTTGGTCCAGGTCAGACTAACCGTGTGGCTTCTGTTCGTATTGCCATTGACCAAGCCAAAGACCGCCTTGACGGTGCTGTACTTGCTTCGGATGCCTTCTTCCCATTTGCGGATAATGTGGAAGAAATTGCCAAAGTAGGAATTAAGGCTATCATTCAGCCGGGAGGCTCCGTCCGTGACAAAGAGTCTATCGAAGCTGCTGACAAGTATGGCTTGACCATGGTCTTCACAGGTGTGAGACATTTTAGACATTAAGAAGGTAAAGGGAAGAAAACAGTTTCTTTCCTTTTTCAGCTTAAAATACTAAGTGAAACAAGATTAAAACGAACGTTTGTGGTATAATATTAGTAAATAATTCGCAAAAGAGGTTGAGAAATGAAGCTGTTAGTTGTCGGTTCGGGTGGTCGTGAACATGCGATTGCTAAGAAGTTGCTTGAGTCAAAAGAGGTAGAAAAGGTTTTTGTTGCTCCTGGGAATGATGGGATGACTCTGGATGGTTTGG
The Streptococcus toyakuensis genome window above contains:
- the purM gene encoding phosphoribosylformylglycinamidine cyclo-ligase codes for the protein MANKNAYAQSGVDVEAGYEVVERIKKHVARTERAGVMGALGGFGGMFDLSKTGVKEPVLISGTDGVGTKLMLAIKYDKHDTIGQDCVAMCVNDIIATGAEPLYFLDYVATGKNEPAKLEQVVAGVAEGCVKAGAALIGGETAEMPGMYGADDYDLAGFAVGVAEKSQIIDGSKVAEGDVLLGLASSGIHSNGYSLVRRVFADYTGEEVLPELEGKKLKEVLLEPTRIYVKAVLPLIKEGLVNGIAHITGGGFIENVPRMFAADLAAEIEESKVPVLPIFKALEKYGEIKHEEMFEIFNMGVGLMLAVSPENVERVKELLDEPVYEIGRIVKKENESVIIK
- the purN gene encoding phosphoribosylglycinamide formyltransferase, with translation MKKIAVFASGNGSNFQVIAEEFPVEFVFSDHRDAYVLERADRLGVLSYAFELKEFESKADYEAALVELLEEHQIDLVCLAGYMKIVGPTLLAAYEGRIINIHPAYLPEFPGAHGIEDAWNAGVAESGVTIHWVDSGVDTGKIIKQVRVPRLEGDTLDTFETRIHETEYKLYPELLDILGVERKK
- a CDS encoding GNAT family N-acetyltransferase: MIELKLVDESSFQAVLDLKISEADERARFVAPNVRSLADAWLYRKNEDVFPRAIYWDKQVVGFLLLEIDEDEAEYFIWRIMIGQQYQGRGYGRKALEVLIKEAQMDRVCSHIVADYVVGNEKMKYLLTSLGFQETGFIEENNEVAMRLDLKKEEWNDEKSLNQRLRQSGHC
- the purH gene encoding bifunctional phosphoribosylaminoimidazolecarboxamide formyltransferase/IMP cyclohydrolase, with the protein product MTKKALISVSDKAGIVEFAQDLKKLGWEIISTGGTKVALDNAGVETIAIDDVTGFPEMMDGRVKTLHPNIHGGLLARRDLDSHLEAAKDNQIELIDLVVVNLYPFKETILKPDVTYADAVENIDIGGPSMLRSAAKNHASVTVVVDPADYALVLEELSANGETTYEMRQRLAAKVFRHTAAYDALIAEYFTAQVGESKPEKLTLTYDLKQAMRYGENPQQDADFYQKALPTDYSIASAKQLNGKELSFNNIRDADAAIRIIRDFKDRPTVVALKHMNPCGIGQADDIETAWGYAYESDPVSIFGGIVVLNREVDATTAEKMHGVFLEIIIAPSYTDEALAILTNKKKNLRILALPFDAQEASEVEAEYTGVVGGLLVQNQDVVKESPADWQVVTKRQPTETEATALEFAWKAIKYVKSNGIIVTNDHMTLGVGPGQTNRVASVRIAIDQAKDRLDGAVLASDAFFPFADNVEEIAKVGIKAIIQPGGSVRDKESIEAADKYGLTMVFTGVRHFRH